The following is a genomic window from Terriglobia bacterium.
ATCAATCCGCGCCGCCAGGAACACGAGTACTACGTCGACGACCACGGTGACCAGTTCCTGATCCGCACCAACGACAAGGGCCGCAACTTCCGCCTGGCGACGGCGCCCATCGGCGATCCCGGCGAGAAGAACTGGAAGGAGTTGGTGCCGCACCGGCCCGCAGTGATGTTGAGCAACATCGACGTATTCCAGGATTTCTATGTGCGGGTGGAGCGCGAAAACGCCTTGCCCCACCTGACCATCGTGGATTTCAAGACCGGCGCCACGCACCGCATCGAGTTTCCCGAGCCGGTGTACTCGGCCTTCCCCAACAATAACCGCGAATACGACACCAAGCTCTACCGCTACAGCTACCAATCCATGGTGACGCCGAGCTCGGTGTTCGACTACGACCTGGAGAAGCGCACCTCCAAGCTGCTCAAGCAGGTGGAAGTGCCCGGCTACGATCCGGCGAAGTACAAGTCGGAACGGCTGTGGGCCACCGCGAAAGACGGCACGCGTATTCCGATCTCGATCGTCTACCGCAAGGACTTCCGGAAAGACGGCACGCATCCGTTGTTCCTGACCGGCTATGGATCGTATGGCATTTCCATCCCGGTGACCTTCAGCTCCAACATGTTGCCCCTGTTGGATCGCGGCTTTGCTTACGCCGTGGCGCACATTCGCGGCGGCGGCGACATGGGCAAGCCCTGGCACGATGCCGGCAAGATGTTCAACAAGAAAAACACCTTCACCGACTTCATCGATTCGGCGGAATACCTGATCGCCGACAAGTACACTTCGAAGGAAAATCTGGTGGTGCAGGGCGGCAGCGCCGGCGGCTTGCTGATGGGCGCGGTCACCAACATGCGCCCCGACCTGTTCCGCATCGTGATCGCCAAGGTGCCGTTCGTCGACGTGGTCAACACCATGCTCGACGCTTCCCTGCCTCTTACGGTCGCTGAATATGAGGAGTGGGGAAATCCCAACAAGCCGGACGAGTACAAGTACATCCGCAGCTACTCGCCTTACGACAACCTGGAGAAGAAGGCCTACCCGACCATCCTGGTGAAGACCTCGTTCAATGACAGCCAGGTGATGTACCACGAGCCGGCGAAATACGTCGCCAGGTTGCGCACCCTCAAGACCGATAGCAATCCGCTGGTGCTGAAGACCAATATGGCCGCGGGCCACGGTGGATCTTCGGGGCGCTACGATTACTTGAAGGAAATTGCCTTTGACTACGCCTTCGTGCTCTCGCAGATGGGAATGGAAAAGCCGGCGGCCGCGCAGGCCGGAAAATAACTGGCGTGTGGCACACGCGCGCTCGCGTGTGCAGCGCAAAAATGCACCACGGATTGCCACGGATCTCCACGGATCGAATGCAAAGAATTTCCGATCTGTGTTCATCCGTGTAAATCTGCGGCTGATTTTTTCACTTCGCCACGTTCTCCAGCGCCGCCGCAGCCGCTTCGATCACCTTCGCCTCGTTCTGCAATACCTGGGACGCGCGCGCCATCTGCTCCTCCGCCTGCTTCCACTGC
Proteins encoded in this region:
- a CDS encoding S9 family peptidase, producing MTTFLTDTPALSADKTEAPKPPVAKVVAKDVTVHGDTRIDNYFWLRDKQNPEVAAYLNAENVYADAVMNGTGALQESLYKELLGHIKQTDVQVPYREGGYWYYSRTEEGKQYPIYCRKAGSLDAPEQVTVDVNELAKREKFMAVGAMQVSDDAHLLAYSTDNTGFRQYKLHVKDLRTGALVEDVAEKVGSVAWAADNKTLFYTVEDSAKRHYRLYRHMLGSGKPDDLIYEEKDERFNVGVHRTRSRKYILLEIGSHTTSEMRFLAADQPTGEFKLINPRRQEHEYYVDDHGDQFLIRTNDKGRNFRLATAPIGDPGEKNWKELVPHRPAVMLSNIDVFQDFYVRVERENALPHLTIVDFKTGATHRIEFPEPVYSAFPNNNREYDTKLYRYSYQSMVTPSSVFDYDLEKRTSKLLKQVEVPGYDPAKYKSERLWATAKDGTRIPISIVYRKDFRKDGTHPLFLTGYGSYGISIPVTFSSNMLPLLDRGFAYAVAHIRGGGDMGKPWHDAGKMFNKKNTFTDFIDSAEYLIADKYTSKENLVVQGGSAGGLLMGAVTNMRPDLFRIVIAKVPFVDVVNTMLDASLPLTVAEYEEWGNPNKPDEYKYIRSYSPYDNLEKKAYPTILVKTSFNDSQVMYHEPAKYVARLRTLKTDSNPLVLKTNMAAGHGGSSGRYDYLKEIAFDYAFVLSQMGMEKPAAAQAGK